A window of Melopsittacus undulatus isolate bMelUnd1 chromosome 10, bMelUnd1.mat.Z, whole genome shotgun sequence genomic DNA:
AGAAGCAGGTTCTCATTTACTACTGATGAGTAAGCTCCATGCTGGTCAAAGCAAGCACTGGAAAGAGGAGGCCTGGACTTGGGAAATCCTTTGAGCTGGGCTTTAAAGCAGCTCTTTAGAGGACTGCCTGATTCTTCCCAATGTCAAACCCTTTTAAGATGCAGCTGGACCATCTCATTAAGATCATGCTTTGTCAATGAGCTTGGACCAGGcgatccttgaggtcccttccaacgcgGTGTTGTATGGTTCTGCAGGCTGCCTGCATGGGTTCAGGCACAGCTGGGTGTGTAGGGCAGTAAAAGCAGGGGGAAGAGCTGGCTGCTGGTACAGTGTgtgccagctccctgcagctggtTCTCGGTGGAAGTGGGTGTGAGCTCAGAGAGAGGCCAGAGGTTTCCCTGATAGCGATGGTTGTGCACGGTAGCAGGAGGCCAAAGACCACTCGAGCTCCTCCTTCCTTAACCCGTGAGGGGTGTAGGGTGCTCCTGGACTGAAACGTCACCGGCCACAGCCTGGGTTTCATTGTGAGCCTGCTCAGGAGTGGAGCACGGGCAGGTCACTGCTGTTCATGGCAGTTTGCACAAGCTGTGGGGTGTTTTTCCTGCCTGGGCTTGGTCACACAGCAAATTCCTTGTCTCCACACCCTCCCTAAGCCTTGGCTTTGAGCAGCTGCTCACCAGCCATCCGTGAAAGCAATATTTGGCTTTAATAATGTTCTCTAAGGTGGGGAAGTATGCGTCAGCCATCTGGTTTGGTGGTATTAAACAGCACGTGGAGGCTGGGATGTGGCTGCACCCACCACTGGGTACCAGGAAATGCCATCGGGGCATCACGGGCTTGTGGACTCATGCTTGCAGGGCAGCACTTGGGCTGGTTTATGGCTTGTGACACTGATGTTGCACTTCTGCCCTTTGCAGTTTGACGATCACCTCATTAGTCCCAAGGAGTTTGTCCACTTGGCGGGCAAGTCTACCCTGAAGGATTGGAAGCGGGCGATTCGGATGAATGGGATCATGCTCCGGTTTGTATCCACAGAGGAGCAGTGGAAGCTTCTTCTTCCTGGGGGGATAATGGTGGGATAGAACAGAGCCTTTGGCACAGTTGTTTCGCTGCTGAGGGAGCAAATGCACCACTGGATGTTTATCTTAATAACAGCCTGGCCCCAAGTGTGGTCTGTCCAATGGCTTTGCTTTATCCTTGTGCCTAGGGAATAGTTTGGGGTAAGAAACATCCCCCCAGTCCTTTTAGGACTTGAACCACATCAAGTTCCAGCTGGCATAAAACCATGGAAGATTTTAATGGCCTTGGTGGTTAGGCTGTGCTGTCTACAGGTTCTCCATGTCATCCATCAAAAGGAAGTCCGTTGGTCATCCACTAACACTCCCATTGTAGCATGTCTGCTTCATGTTGcttccctttttctctgcaCCAAGGAATTAGTTAAAGCTTATTTCTGCAAGCATTTCTCTTCTCTAGTCTTAACTACAGTAATTTAATTCTTCTATGGGCTTCATGAGCACCAGCCTGAGACTGTGGCTTAATTAAAGcctggctctgcctgcaggcagggtACAAAAGCACCACCTCTTTCCCTGGGAGTTGCTGGTGGGTTTGCACTCATCTCACAGGGTGACATTGCCTTTGCCTTCATTCTTCTGCTTCAATGCAGGCATCTCCCATATTCCTTCTAAGCAGCTTTTGCTCCACATAGATTTTGCATAATAGGCTTATACATGCTTTGGCAAGGCAGGTCTTTCAGGGGAAAAACGTGATGAGGAATGTGTGGAGGCAAACCCATGAGAGCCAATATTGGGAAGCTCAGGTTGTTGTTGGCTGGGGATGCTTTGGAAACACCATGCTTACTGGGAAGATGTCATACACTGATGTCGCAACCTCCTTTGCTTAAGCTGAGAGGCCTTATTTGAGCTTATAATGAGGGTTATGCCCCATCTGTTTTAGAGGTGTAGAGTcaaaaagggaaggaggggacTTTGTGCTGTCTCACCCTGAGCTGAGACTTCAGCCCCCCTTCTGGAAGCTGCAGGTGTGCACAGGGGGAAGGTGCTGGTGGGACCAGTCTGGGACCTTCTGTTCTTCATCCCTCAACAAGCCAGGAGCTCATCAGTCCCAAGCAAGGGAAATTCACTCTGTtgcctctccctgctctcctggcttttgcttttcatctggAGCTTGGAGAGGTTTGGGGGTGaaggctgctgggagctgcatcTCGGagctctctgctcctgctcatGTGCCTGTCCCTGTGCTTGCTCCCTGTCTTTCAGGAAGATCATGGACTCAGGAGAGCTGGATTTCTACCAGCACACAAAGGTCTGTTCCAACACGTGTCGGAGCACCAAAATCGACCTGACTGGAGCCAGGGTGTCCTTGACCAGCCAGACATCGACTGAGTACATCCCTCTCACTCCTGCCTCTGCGGATGGTACGTCCAGCCATTCCTCACCCCCAAAATGGGGACATGGAAGCACTAAAGCACAAAAATGCTGCCTAACCAACTGCCCCTACTGTTGCCTCTTCTGGCTCTGTGGGTTGGTtcatcctctgcttcctttccctgctctgttGCAGGATGCCCCATAGCAGAGCCGTTGTTAGAGCATCTCAGCAGAGATGCAGTAACTCACCCAGCTGCTCTGTAACACTGCATGATGTGAAGAGCTGTCCTGCCTTACCCCTAACTGCATAACTGAAGCAGAAGACTGCAGTTAGTCTGTAAGAGAACAATAGTGGTTGCTCGATGAAGTTCCCTTCTTTCCTTGGAACTGTGTCCATAGGGATCATCCCTGGAAGCAGGGATCAGCTTGGCTTCTCTTGCCATGCAGGGTGCCAGAGCAGGagtccctcctcctcccagcaaTAACTTGCCTTCTGGAACAGTTTAGAGGTTTTCATTTAAGGCTCCCTGGCTGCTTTGTCTGATGAGAGATTAAAGAGAACTAGGGGATACAATAGTGTCTCATTTCAATCTACACTCATCTATGCAGTTCATAAAGCTGGATTTAAATGCTGTTGTGGCTGTGCAGCTGTAGACCTATATTTAATTTTACCTATAATTACAGGCAGCTTTATTATTGGAAAGCTTTCTAAGTGCTTCTATGTTTCTTAACTCCTGTTGCTTCTGAGCCCCCAAGGAGCTCCTGATGGTGTCTGGGAGGAGAGCAAGGACAGACTGAGCCCCTTGGGATCATGGCCTGGGGCTGTGGTGGGGATGCTGGTGCCAATGCATGATGCAGCCTGTCCAAGCCATGGACATCTACTTGCTAAAGGGGAGATGCTGCCCAggctgctgggctgtgctggaaTAACCACAACCCTGAAGACTGTCAGGGTAAAGGAGCAGAGTAATTGGGTCTAATGGCAGTGGCTGAGCATTAAactctgcagcactgtgggtCTCTGGCCACATTCCCACTCATCCCACTTCTGCCACGGCTCAAATGACGCCGGTTCCCTTGGCTCTATGGTAACAAAATCCCTGAGATttggcagagctggagggagggagCCCCCCTGCACACCATGGGGGGATGCTCTCCCCTTCCAGGCTTTAGAAACCCTCCAGGCATCCCAGCCCTACAAACTgagtggggaagaaaaggataGCCAGAAGGAATGAAGAGTCTAAATCTGTTTGACTTTTGCCCTAAGTGGttcttgtgtgtgtgcagggaacGGGGGGAAGTGCTGCTTGTGGGCATGTGTTCTTGTGCAAGGGTTGCAGAAGTAACCCCTGGGATGCTGCACTCCAGTGTGGAAAAATAGTGCTGGCACAGCAAGCATGCATGTCTCATTCAGCTCTGAGAGCTGTGGTCAAATAGAAGTGAAAAGGAGAAGTCACAGGAGTGAGGGAGGGAATGCTTCCCTCGGGAAGAGCCCAtgaaacacacaggaaaatcaggatttgggtttttttcttctcttcttttgctATTGGTTGCAGTGAACGGATCCCCAGCTACGATTACCATAGAAACATGTGAGGATGCCAGCGACTGGAGCACCAGCATTGGAGGTACTGCTTGGGATCTGCTgggctcagcactgcagaggatGGAAGAGATGTAGGGaaagagggaagcagcagggatGAGGCACAGGATTCCTTTTGCTTGAGGATCCACTGGGATTATCCGATTGCTGCTTACGGGCACATACTGCTGTGTTACATCCTGCCTGTGTGAGGTGTGACTGCAGCCTTGTCTTGGGATGGAGTTGTTCCTCAGCACTAAGATGTCAAAGCAAAGGTCAAATACTTGGTGTGGCTctaggggaaaaagaaaatcaaatcagaGGAGTCCTTAAATCCttcttgctgctctgctgctctctgggcTCTTCTTGTAGCATTGGTGTCCTCTTTGTGTGTGCCAGAGGATGGGGAAAGCAGGTCCTTTTCCAGCTGCCCCTCCTTGGGCTTGACCCTTAGTGGGGCCAGAATGGGAACCCAGAGCAGATCACTGTTAAAACCCCTCTGAGGATTCTGAGGttctctcttgctttctctttctgcagATGACACCTTTGCTTTCTGGCGAGGCCTGAAGGACACGGGGCTGCTGGAGGAAGTGATCCAGGAGTTCCACCAGGAGCTGGTGGAGACCATGAAGGGCTTGCAGCAGCGAGCACAGGATCCACCACTGCAGCTCGGTGGTAAGGGCCTGGGCACGACCAGGGGTCATTTCAGGCTAGGGGCCTGTGGGGTTTTCTCCTCTGGGATATctgctggcactgcagggaCATAGTTCCATCGTAAGCAGATCCCACTTCTGGCTGCTCCCCAGACAGACTCTTGGCTGCGGTTGGGGATGCTTCAGGTGGCTCCCATTCCCCAGTTCCCTGTGCCTGGGGATTCCAGTCTGCTGGCTCTGGGTCTGGACAAGACCTTGGCTTGGAACTGAGGTGGAATTTAAGCCTTTAGAATAACGATGCAGCAACCAGCTACTGTGCCAGCAGATTCCTTATCACCCCTGCTAAGCAGGAGAGGACTGCTTATACTCTAGTGACCTCTTGCACTTTCTCATGacttctcctgtcctctcctTGGGTTACCCTCCATCAGCATTTGGCTGTCTCTGCTGAATGCCTTCACTGTCCTGTGGCTTTTTACCAAGCTGGAACTCATTTGCACAGGGAACTTTGCTTCACTCAAAGGTCTCTGTCTTGTTTTTAAGATGCTGTTTTACTCAACAATGTAGTCCAGAACTTTGGGATGCTGGATCTGGTCAAGAAGGTCCTGGCCAGCCACAAGTGTCAGATGGATCGCTCGAGGGAGCAGTACACACGGGATTTAGCAGGTAAGTGCAAGGAAGTGGGGGTCATGTTAAAGCTGGTGCATGGTAAACCAGCCGTGGTGGGACTGGCACTGCCATATCCCTGCTGCTCATCCCTCTTCCCTCCgcagctctggagcagcagtgtgACGAGCACCGCAAGCGAGCGAAGGAGCTgaagcacaaagcacagcatcTCAACAACGTCCTGATGACCCTCACACCCGTCTCTGTCCCCACACCTTTGAAACGTCCCAGGCTGACCAGGGCCACCTCCGGCCCCGCTGCCATCACCTCCCAGGTGCTGTCACAGCCGGCACAGCTCGCCGTCACCCCCGGCGTGCCCGTCTCCCAGCTCACCAACCTCCCTCTCGGCAAAGTGGTCTCAACCCTGCAAgccccagtgctggggaagagCTCATCCCAACCTCCTGCCACCAGCTCCCCGGCCTCCCCACTGCTGGGGGGGTACACGGTGCTGGCCTCTGCCGGCTCCACCTTCCCGGGGACAGTGGAGATCCATCCGGACGCTTCCAACCTGACGGTGCTGAGCACGGCCGCAGTGCAGGACGGCAGCACCGTGGTGAAGGTGGTGAGCCCCTTCCAGCTGCTCACGCTGCCAGGACTCGGCACAGCCATCCAGAACGTGACTCAGGTGGCTCCCAGTGGGAGCACGGTGGTGACTGTCCCCTCCGGTGCCGGTGATGCCGCCGGGGATGagcacaccaccaccaccaccatcgAGGTGACCGCAGTGGCTGATGAGGCGGAGCAGAAGTGAAGGGGGACGTGCCTGGAGGGACGCTGGCCGTGCTCTGGGTGGAACTCACCTCCTCTCTGGCTGCGCTGTGGGACGAGGAGTGGTGTGATGAGGGGCAGGGGTTAAGGAGACTCAGAGCGGCTCAATGTCGGTAACCAGGGGCAGgtcagagggaaggagggggaggaaggatgcctggagaaggggaaggtggAAGTGCCTGtttggaggagagaaaaagaaccaaaagcTTACATTTGTATAAAGCTTTCCTCCCCTGTTCTCTTGCGGTAGTTATTCTGCTCTGGCTCATCAGCCCTGCCTCATCTGCAGGCGGCCCTGGAGCAGTGTCCAttgaggagcagggatgcagggcagggagaaggaggaaggaggagcagGCGAAGCACTGAGCAGGCACCGATCTGGCTGCTGTGGACTGATGGGAGTCAGGGGAatgctgctccccatccctaagggctgcagggaggggagcGGGTTGTCCATCGGGAGCAGGAAGAGGCTGTGCATGGCAGCATGGGCACAAGCCCTGGGAGCTTGGCTTCTGCGTGTGACGCTGGCTTGGGGTGGCAGGAACAAGTGGGAGCTTGTGATGGTGGTCACGATGCATTGCCCGGCTctgctgggggaaggagggaggaggagaaccCCAGAGAGCCGGAGGAGCTGTAACTTGTGAGGATTTGGGGTCTCTGTGTTCTCTAAAACTCCATTCTTGGGGGTTATTTTCTGCAAACAGCAGTTTTTAAGCAAAGCCCTTTGTGAAGGATGCGCTGGGAGATGGAAACGTTGGatgtgcagagctgagctcaaCAGCGCTCCAAGGACCTTGCACCTCAGGGTGCAGGACCAGGCTGGTGTCCAGCATCTTACTGGGGCGCCTCATCCCATGGGGGCCGGATGCTGCTGTTCCCTCCCTGCTGGATTCAAGCAGCTGTTCTGGAGCAGGGTGGTCAATCCCAGGGACTCCTTCGACCCTATTAACTGGCTGCGTGTCTCATGGCCCCATTCACGGGCCCACATGCAGTGATGCTCACGCTGTCTCCAGTGGGCAGCACTCggtgctggctgtgctggggtctCTGCCCGctggctctggcagcagcagccatgagGTCGCTTCAGTGagctaataaatatttttctgaagagatTGATGCTGGTTTCATGTGTTCCAGGGCTGCAATGGGGGCACCGGATGGGGCACAGCACCCTGAGGATGCGCATGGTACTGTCCGCAAGGATGCTCTGCATCCTTTGGATGATGCCCTGGATCCTTTGAGGGCACATTGTGATGCTCTTGCTGCACCTGGGGTGTTTAAGGAGTGTCGGGGTTGGGATGCATTGCTGTGTATGGGGGTTGTTAAGCATaagggatggggtttggggctgAAGCTGGCCTGGTGATGCACTGGGAGGAAGGGAATTTAGGGGGAAAAGCCTGGGTTTGTTAAAGGGAGACAAGAGCAGGGTTTGCATTGGGTGAGGACCATTCTGGTGGAAGAAAAACCCCTTG
This region includes:
- the GMEB2 gene encoding glucocorticoid modulatory element-binding protein 2, giving the protein MATPDVSVHMEEVVVVTTPDGAVDGGGVEEVKTVLVTTNLSQHGGDMNEDTLETENAAAAAAAAFTASTHLKEAVLVKMAEDEDSLEAEIVYPITCGDSKANLIWRKFVCPGINVKCVQFDDHLISPKEFVHLAGKSTLKDWKRAIRMNGIMLRKIMDSGELDFYQHTKVCSNTCRSTKIDLTGARVSLTSQTSTEYIPLTPASADVNGSPATITIETCEDASDWSTSIGDDTFAFWRGLKDTGLLEEVIQEFHQELVETMKGLQQRAQDPPLQLGDAVLLNNVVQNFGMLDLVKKVLASHKCQMDRSREQYTRDLAALEQQCDEHRKRAKELKHKAQHLNNVLMTLTPVSVPTPLKRPRLTRATSGPAAITSQVLSQPAQLAVTPGVPVSQLTNLPLGKVVSTLQAPVLGKSSSQPPATSSPASPLLGGYTVLASAGSTFPGTVEIHPDASNLTVLSTAAVQDGSTVVKVVSPFQLLTLPGLGTAIQNVTQVAPSGSTVVTVPSGAGDAAGDEHTTTTTIEVTAVADEAEQK